The Kluyveromyces lactis strain NRRL Y-1140 chromosome D complete sequence genome has a window encoding:
- a CDS encoding uncharacterized protein (some similarities with uniprot|Q8TGM6 Saccharomyces cerevisiae YLR154W-C TAR1, Mitochondrial protein of unknown function, encoded within the 25S rRNA gene on the opposite strand), translated as MSDQMPFPFNNFTYFFTLFSKFFSSFHHCTCSLSVSRQYLALDGIYHPLRAAFPNNSTRRKHFTNNWDPRHTGFSPSMTSCSKEHRQGPATKLPSSNYNSDVEDARFQI; from the coding sequence ATGTCTGATCAAATGCCCTTCcctttcaacaatttcacGTACTTTTTCactctcttttcaaagttcttttcatctttccaTCACTGTACTTGTTCGCTATCGGTCTCTCGCCAATATTTAGCTTTAGATGGAATTTACCACCCACTTAGAGCTGCATTCCCAAACAACTCGACTCGTCGAAAGCACTTTACAAATAACTGGGATCCTCGCCACACGGGATTCTCACCCTCTATGACGTCCTGTTCCAAGGAACATAGACAAGGACCAGCTACAAAGTtgccttcttcaaattacAACTCGGACGTCGAAGACGccagatttcaaatttga